A region of Odocoileus virginianus isolate 20LAN1187 ecotype Illinois chromosome 11, Ovbor_1.2, whole genome shotgun sequence DNA encodes the following proteins:
- the LOC139037369 gene encoding PRAME family member 8-like, whose translation MWSGDKYHVASSSLMASMAKDMSGTKHSLAPLDVYIDLCLKEKTWSKLITYLFRWVEQRKGSIHLCCKKMKIISRSKETIKKVLRIVKLDCIQEVELNFTQKLSTLAKFASLLGKMRNVQRLLLSPIHGSAVEEQDHQALLQFTSQILRLQHLRYLRMEGPAFLEGRLNQMLRCLKIPLYNISITNCQLTESDLTHLSQCPEICQLKGLNLSGVTLTNFCPKLVQGLLEKVADTVEELKLNLCGITDSLLTALLPALSCCSQLRVLSMCGNLISMAVLESLLRHTHGLPALRLEFYPAPRESYSSLGILHQERLAQLKAELWEILTDLGRPRKIRISPRPCPHCGEDMCDHLNPNT comes from the exons ATGTGGTCTGGAGACAAGTACCATGTGGCCTCAAGTTCACTGATGGCATCAATGGCTAAGGATATGTCAGGGACAAAGCACTCTTTGGCTCCCTTGGATGTGTACATAGATCTTTGTCTCAAGGAAAAGACCTGGAGCAAACTTATCACCTACCTCTTCAGGTGGGTGGAGCAGCGGAAGGGGTCCATACACTTGTGCTGTAAGAAGATGAAGATTATTTCAAGGTCCAAGGAAACTATTAAGAAAGTTTTACGAATAGTGAAGCTGGACTGTATCCAGGAGGTGGAATTGAATTTCACCCAGAAGCTGTCCACCCTGGCCAAATTTGCTTCTCTCCTGGGCAAGATGAGAAATGTTCAGAGACTCCTTCTCTCCCCAATTCATGGGTCTGCTGTTGAGGAACAGGATCATCAGGCTCTTCTGCAATTTACCTCTCAGATCCTCAGGCTGCAGCACCTCCGCTATCTCCGCATGGAAGGTCCAGCTTTCCTCGAAGGCCGCCTGAACCAGATGCTCAG atGCCTGAAGATCCCCTTGTACAACATCTCAATAACCAACTGCCAACTTACAGAATCAGACTTGACCCATCTGTCCCAGTGTCCAGAAATCTGTCAGCTAAAGGGCCTGAATCTGAGTGGTGTTACCTTGACCAACTTTTGTCCCAAGCTCGTGCAAGGCTTGTTGGAGAAAGTTGCAGACACTGTCGAAGAGCTGAAATTAAACCTGTGTGGGATCACGGACTCCCTCCTCACAGCCCTTCTGCCTGCCCTGAGCTGCTGCTCCCAGCTCAGGGTCCTCAGCATGTGTGGAAACCTCATCTCCATGGCCGTTCTGGAGAGTCTCCTGCGTCACACTCATGGGTTACCTGCTTTACGTCTAGAGTTTTATCCTGCCCCTCGGGAGAGTTATAGCTCTCTGGGTATTCTTCACCAGGAGAGACTTGCCCAGCTAAAAGCTGAGCTTTGGGAGATTCTTACAGACTTAGGACGTCCCAGGAAGATTCGGATTAGCCCCCGCCCCTGTCCTCACTGTGGTGAGGACATGTGTGATCATCTGAATCCCAACACATGA